TTCGGGTTTAGGATGGCCAACTGTTTCTGAGACAAACATTTTTGTGATATATTTTGCCATTCCAGATTCACGAAGTCGGCGTTTTTGAGTCGCTGCGATTCCGTTGGTTACAATATAGAGTTGATGGTGATGACTCAAATCGTTTAGCAATTGGACAGCGTTTGGGATTGGATCATGACCTGCCGATAAAAATTGGCGATATTGTTTCTCATAGGCCACGCCATCAACATCCAAACCGTATTGGCTGAAGAATATTTGGAATCGGGTATTCAGTAATGTCTCTCGTGAAATCTCGCCACGCTCTAAACGGCGCCAAAGCCCTTCGTTCATTTGATGATAGTTTTGATAGGCTTTGGAAGTTAGTGGTCGATTGATTTGGTTAAACAGTTTTTGAATGGCCTGATGTTCTGATGCCTGAAAGTTAAGCAGGGTATCGTCAACATCGAATAAAAGGGTCGGATAGTTCACAAAATCACTCCTTGGCGTCACTAGTAATGACTTTGACTACTTTTTCGATGGCTGCAACTAAAGGACTATCTGGTGAAATGCCGGTTTCAGAGAAGCGGGACTGCCACCATTCTTTACGAATATCATTGATAATGGGAATAATTTTCTTACCGGTACCGGTTAAATTTAAATTAATTGCCTTACCGGTGCCGGAGGTCTTGGTGAGGTAGTCTAATTGCTCCATCTTTTTTATTTCTCGGGTTGCCAGACCCTTATCAATAACCAGCGATTTAGCAACCTGATTTTGGTTAATGTCTGGATGATCGCGGACAGTTAACAAAATACAGGCAGCAGTTGGATTTAGATGATGTTTTTTGAATTGTTTCCCAGTATCTTTGTAGTATTGACGATGTAAAATCGAAATATCTTGTGCCAGGTAACCGATATCTTTCAATGTAAAAATCCTTTCAAATTAGTGTTTAAAAATAAGGGAATAAAATCGATCATTATTGACACTTTGTAAGCTGTGTAAATTTCTTTCAAAGTGGGAATCTGTCGAAACTTCAGTTAATTTAAACAATTCTAGAATAATATATCAGCATGGTTAGCGCTTTTATTGCGATACCACCGCTGCATTTGTTGAAAATTATTTATTACTTACTTGATAAAGTCTACTGTTTTTTTGTTGACAATTCAACATAACGTGTCTATTATTTTGGTAAAGATTAAGTTGAATTGTCAACATAGAAAAGATGAGGTGCTTGATATGAGTAATGAAAAACGTGGATCCCAAGCTTTAATTCAAACGATGATTAACCAGGGTGTTAAATATGTTTTTGGTATTCCGGGTGCTAAGGTTGACCAATTATTTGAGGATTTAACATATAGTGATGATCCCAGAACACCCAAGCTAATTGTGGCGCGTCATGAACAAAATGCCGCCTTTATTGCGGCGGGAATTGGGCGATTGACTGGTAAACCGGGAGTGGTTGCCACCACATCGGGACCAGGTGTTTCCAACCTTGTAACTGGTTTAATTACGGCTACCACTGAGGCTGATCCCGTAGTCGCTTTGGGGGGGCAAGTGCCTCGTGACGATCTTGCACGATTAACTCATCAAAGTATTTCTAGTAAGGAACTAATGGCTAACGCAACTAAGAGCAGTGTTGAAGTTCAGGATGCAAATAATTTATCAGAAGCATTTGCCAATGCTTATCAATCAGCCATTTCACCCAAAGCAGGGGCTGCCTTTATCTCATTACCAGCTGATGTATTGAGCGATAAGGTAAATCGACCTGAGGTAAAGCCGTTGACGAAACATGAAAATGGTCGGGCTGCAGATGCAACTCTTGATCAAATTATCGAGTTGTTGAAACACGCGAAGTTACCGGTTATCTTGGCCGGCATGCGGGCTTCAACGCCGGAAAACACGGCTGCAATTCGCAGTTTACTTAAGAAGTTTCCGTTACCGGTTGTTGAAACTTATCAGGGTGCGGGGATTATCTCTCATGAGCTTGAAGATGATTTCTTTGGCCGGGTGGGCCTCTTTAGAAACCAAATTGGTGATACACTTCTCAAACGAAGCGATTTAGTTGTTTCGATTGGTTACGATCCGGTTGAGTATGAAGCCCGTAATTGGAATGTTGATCGAACTGGTAAAGTGGTTAATATTGACGATGTTGCACCCGAAATTAGTAAAGATTATCAACCGGATGTGATTGTGGTTGCAGATATTGCGGGTAGCCTGGATGCTTTGGCTGATCGCTTACCTGGCGAATTCAAATTATCAGCAGATACTTCCAAAACGTTGGATAATTTACGACAGGAATTTGATTCTGAAAACAAAGTACCAACCGATGTCAAACCGGGAACGGTTCATCCATTGGCAATCGTCCGGGCACTTCAGGAACGGGTTGACGATGATACGACTGTTACGGTTGATGTTGGTAGTCATTATATTTGGATGGCAAGGCATTTCCGGATTTATAAACCACGTCATTTGCTATTCAGCAACGGAATGCAAACCTTAGGTGTTTCTTTACCATGGGCGATTGCAGCAGCATTGGTTCGGCCCGGCAAGCCTGTCGTTTCCGTTTCCGGTGATGGGGGTTTCCTGTTTTCGGGTCAGGAATTGGAAACCGCAGTGCGTCTTAATCTAAATATTGTGCAGTTGATCTGGAACGACGGTTACTACGACATGGTTAAATTTCAAGAAATTGCCAAGTACGGGAAACCAGCCGGTGTTCAATTTGGTCCGGTTGACTACGTTAAATACGCCGAAAGTTTTGGTGCTCGTGGCTTGCGGGTAACCAGTCCGGATGATCTTGGTACAACCTTGGATCAAGCATTTAAGACAAAGGGTCCGGTAATTGTTGACATTCCAGTCGATTATAGTGATAACATTAAGTTAAAGTCAGCTTTATTGAAAGATATTTTAAACTAAACGATAAGGAAGTCTTACGATGGCAAAACACGCAACTTTATATCAACATGGCACGCTGGCCTTACTAGTACCAGGCTTGTTAACCGGGACGATTACGATGGCCGATTTACTGAAACACGGTGATACGGGAATTGGAACCGGTGATGGTCTCGACGGTGAGCTTATTATTTTGGATGGTAAGCCGTATCAAGTCGATCATAGCGGCAAGGTGAATGTTGTCCCGAAGTCGTTTACGCTGCCATTTGCTAATAGTCATTTTGCAAGATATGCGCCACTTGCCGAATTAGAAAATGTTGATCAGGATGAATTGGATAAGCAAATGCTCTCGTTAAGTCGAGCGGCCAATACCTTCTTTTCTGTTGAAGTGAAGGGGACGTTCGCTAATATCAAAACACGGGCAGTCGAAAAGTCGACGCCGCCTTACGATACATTGGCTAAAACTGCGGAGAATCAAAGCATTTTTACTCGCGATCAAATTGACGGCACACTATTAGGCTACTACTCGCCACAACTGTTCGATGGTGCGGCTGTTGCCGGTTTTCATGAACACTTCTTATCAGACGACCATTCTTTCGGTGGTCATGTCTTGGGCTTTCATTTAGTCAAGGGTGAAGTCACCTACCAGCTATTTGATACGCTTGAACAACATTTACCAGTCAATAACAAAGCCTATATGGCCCATGATTTTTCGAAAGATGATATTCTTGGAAGCATTCATAAAGCTGAGTAACAATAGCTAAGCAGTTTTAAACTAAAGGGGGCTGGGACAAAAGTAATTTTGTCGGCTCTTCGTCAACTGTTGTTGGTGAATCCATATTTCGAGTTCTAATCACTTCGTGATTAGGGCTCTTTTTGTTTTGATTTTGAAAACGTATAGTACTCGAGTTCTAAACCTCCAGAAGCTGCGATAGCCAAAACTGGCTCGTTTGATCGCCTTGATTTTATTATTAGAACCTTCCAAAGGACCATTTGAATAGTGTGTGGTAAAGGTGTTACGAATCTCATCATGATGGCTTTCAAGTGTTTTAATCGTGTTCTTCATTTCTTCAGAATACGTTTTGTTATTCCAAAATGCCGCATTGTAGTTATGCCAATCTTGATGTTGGACAGCTGACCGGACGCTGTTTAAGACTTGATAAGTTTGTTCTAGTTCTGAATCCAACGATAACAGCTGATGGACAACGTCGGTGGCAGCTATCCAGTAAGGAAAATTAGTCCACTTTTTGAATTGTTCAAAGTTAAGCTGTTCAGTTGGTACTAACAACAGCTTCCAGTAGCGCTTAAGGGCGTGAAATTCGCGAGAAGACGGGGTAAACTTCTTCATCACCTTGATTCTGGTTTTGTTAAACGCCCGATTTAGGGCGTTGATAATATGAAACTTGTCCATGACCACCATGGCATTGGGGAACACGGTCTGCACAAGCTTGGGGTAGGTATAATTCATATCAGTCACAATAATTTTGACGTTTTCTCGGGCAGCTTGATCGAAGCGGTAAAAATACTTCTCTAGTTTATTGATGGTTCGATAAGGGAGTAAGTCGATTAATTCATGGGTTTCGCCATTCATGAACTCAAAGCTCATGGCACCAGTAGCGCTCTTGGTACTCTTCACCTCATCCATTAAGATGATCTCTGGTAAATAGTGCCAATTGGTTTGAAAGTCTCGTTCAGCGCGCATTAACTGGCGGCCCACAAATGAATCTGATGCCGATACTTCATTGGCAATGTGCTTCAAAGAGACCGGTTCACCGAGCTTCTCTAGGCATTCTTTGCGGCTGGTGTTTGAAATTGTACAGTGTTTCGGAACTGCCACTGTTTGTGCAAGAAAGTTGCCGTGACATTCTTTACAGTGGAAATAGCGGCGCTTTAAGGCTAAGATGACGGTGTTGCTCAGAACCTTCGAGAATCTGATAGTGGTATTGCGCCAGCCGTAGTTAATAATCTTTTGATCATTGATAATCCCGCACTTGGGACAAGCCTTCGGCGTGTAATCCAAGTGGCCAGTTAAGCGAATAACCCCGTCTTCTCCAGTTTCACCGTCAGTAATTTTTAGGTTCTCGTCAGCTATTCCTAATAATAATTTTGTAGTATCATGACACATAGGGCATTTCCTTCTTTCTGAAAAATCTTCGTGGTGGTTGACTTGGATGAACGGACAGGAAATGTCCGCTTTTTTATTCTAGCCATAAATAAAAAATCTGTCATCAGTAATAGATGAAAATCTATTACCAACAACAGATATTGTAGAACCACATATTTGTAGGGGATTTGTAACTTCTAAGCAAAAACAGTTGAGGAATTATTAGTAGCATTGCAAAGCAACAGACATCGTAAGCTATTAGAAGACGGCTTGATAAGTTACAGGAGTGAAATAATGCTATGTCCGTGCTCTTTAAATGAATTTAGAAATATCTAAAGCGATGAGCGATTATGGAATAAAATTATTGGCGGAAGAAACCAAAAAATGCAAGAATTGATGTACTTGGCTAACATTAGATGTAAAAAATCAATATAGCTTCTTGAAAGTAGCTATAATTCTTAACGATGTTCGGGTTCTTTGGAAATCTTATTCTCTTTTTGTAGAGGTCTCGAAATCATAGCTGCTAGTTTATTGCAGCTGCTGTTTAAGTTCTGTAAACCATTTAAAATATTGTTGCGCAAAATAATTTTCTTTGGCATAAATAAAATATAGATCATGGGCAATTGTCCCGCGTTCAAGCGGTAGTTGTTTAATTGTCCCAGCTGCTAACTCTTTTTTGATTAATAAGCGATAAAGAAAGCTAATTCCTGATCCGGCACAGACCAATTGGCGAATTAAGGTTGGTTCAGAAATGGTAATTAACTGCTTAAAGTCATTTAAACTGATGTTTTCTTTTTGTGCCAAAGCAGTTAACAAGGTTCGTGATCCAGATCCGGGTTCGCGAATTAGCAGCGGGTAGGACGCTAATTCATTCCAACTAACAATTTTCTTTTTTGCTAAGGGATGAGTTGGGCTGCAAATGGGAATGAATTCTTCTTGGCTGAGGATATGGTATGAAAATTTAGCTTTATTAAAATTGCCTTCAATAATGCCAAAGTCCATTTTTCCAAGTTCGATTTGTTGTAAAATGTGTTGTGTATTTTCAGCTAAACAACTAATTTTTTGCAAATCATTTTTGAGTTGCAAAAATTCAATCAACTGACTACCAAAAACTTCACCTAATGAACGAGTGATTCCGAATTGAATCTCGTGTTTTTGGTGATCATCTTGTAAAATTTCCATTAACTGTGTTGTTTGCGAACGTATTCGGGTAAGAAAAACTGCTAATTCTTCGCCAGCAGGTGTAAGTTTCAGATAAGGCCGCTGATAATTAACTAATTTTATTTCTAATTGGTTTTCAAGCCGTTGAATTTGTTGGGTGACAGCTGGTTGAGAAATGAAAAGCTTAGCCGCTGTTTTAGTGTAAGAAAGGGTTTCACTTAAAATTAAAAAAGTTTGATATTCAGCAGTTATCATTGCAAGCTCCCATAAGTATTCATTATATTACTATAGCAAATAATAATTTTATTTTATGACTGATAGTTAGTATTATTAAAACATTACTTGGGAGGGAATGCTAGTGGAATTTTCAATAGTTTTAAAAACAAAGAGTTTTTGGTTAGCAACTGCGATGACACTGATTTGTGCTGTAATTGGTAGTTTGTTAGCACAATTGCCATATTTTTCGTTATTTGGAGCTTTAATTATTGCTTTGATTTTAGGGATGATATTTCAAACAGCAGGAACTTTAAAGAGTCAGGCTGGAATTGGAATTGGCTTTATTTCAAATAAATTTTTGCGTTTAGGAATTATTTTATTAGGATTTAAGCTAAATTTAATTCAATTGGCACAAGCGGGAATTAAAACGATTCTGTTAGCGGTGGTCGTGGTTAGTGGAACGATTTGTTTGACTTATTTTATAGAAAGAAAGTTTGGAGTCGAACCAGAATTAGCTATTCTGGCAGCCAGTGGAACTGGAATTTGTGGGGCAGCAGCAGTAATGGGAATTTCCCCGCAGATAAAAGTGCCGGCAAAACAAGCTGAACGTCAACGGGAGAATGAAGTTTTAGCCGTGGCAATTGTTGCAATTATGGGAACAATTTTTACTTTTATCGACCTAGGCTTAAAACCTTTGTTAGGGTTAAATGCCACTCAGTTTGGCGTTTTTGTCGGCGGATCATTGCATGAAATAGCTCATGCCGTTGCTGCTGGCAGTGCTGCTGGTTCAATCGGTTTAGACAATGCAATTATTACTAAGTTATCTCGTGTTTTAATGTTGGCCCCGGCAACGTTAGCCATTGGTTTCTGGTATCAAAAACACAGTCAAAAGACACAACCAGTTAGTGATAAAAAAGCTAAATTACCGATTCCTTGGTTTATGGGTGGCTTTATTTTAGCAAGTGTTTTAGGAACCTTTTTGCCATTTAGTACAGTAGCTTTAACAGCCTTGGTTAAAGTAGCTTATGTTTTTTTGGGGATGGCAATGGCAGCCTTAGGTATGAGTGTTAATTTTAGAGTTATTTTAAAAAGAGGGTTGCCGGCATTTGCTGCAGCTTTCATTTCATCAGTAATTTTGGCAATTGGAGTTTTAATTGCTAGCAAAATTTGGTTTTAAAAAAAGGCTCAGCAAGATTTTCTGGCTCTTCGTCAACTGTTGTTGGTGAATCCATATTTCGAGTTCTAATCACTTCGTGATTAGGGCTCTTTTTGTTTTGATTTTGAAAACGTATAGTACTCGAGTTCTAAACCTCCAGAAGCTGCGATAGCCAAAACTGGCTCGTTTGATCGCCTTGATTTTATTATTAGAACCTTCCAAAGGACCATTTGAATAGTGTGTGGTAAAGGTGTTACGAATCTCATCATGATGGCTTTCAAGTGTTTTAATCGTGTTCTTCATTTCTTCAGAATACGTTTTGTTATTCCAAAATGCCGCATTGTAGTTATGCCAATCTTGATGTTGGACAGCTGTCCGGACGCTGTTTAAGACTTGATAAGTTTGTTCTAGTTCTGAATCCAACGATAACAGCTGATGGACAACATCGGTGGCAGCCATCCAGTAAGGAAAATTAGTCCACTTTTTGAATTGTTCAAAGTTAAGCTGTTCAGTTGGTACTAACAACAGCTTCCAGTAGCGCTTAAGAAGCTGTCTAAAATCTCTTAAGTAATAGTGCTAAAAATGCTAAAACGACCATTTGCAGACTGGTGGTTAATTGACGCTCACAATTTTTCCAAAGTCGCCGACAATTCTCTAGCCAACTAAAAGATCGTTCGACTACCCAACGTTGGGGCATGACTTCGAATCGATGCAACTCATTGCGCTTCGCAACCTGCACGGTTGCGTTTAAATTACTGGCTACATCGAGCTGAAAATTAACGCCTGAATAACCACCATCAACTAAGACATTTTGAACCTGGCGTAAATGCATGGCATGTAAAGCGATCATTGCACTGGCCCCGTCTCGATCAGAGACGTTCGCTCGCGTCATGTGAATGGCCTGCGGAAAGCCATTGATATCAACTGCCAGATGGCGCTTAATCCCTGAGATTTTCTTACCAGCGTCGTAACCTTTGTTTTCAGCAGTAGCGGTGTTTTTGACGCTCTGAGCGTCAACGATAATAAAGGAAGTTAAAGCTGAACGTCCTTGGTAAGTTCGCCGAGCAATGACAATTTTTTTAAAACTTGTTCCAATAAAGAATCAGCCGTAGGCTCAGCTTTAGTTGACCAAATTTTGTAATAGTTGTAAACTGACCGCCATTCTGGGAAATCACCGGGGACTTGACGCCATTGGCAACCGATTTTCAAGACATATAGGACCGCACAGAAGACCTCGTAGAGGTCATATTTTCGAGGCTTAGTTCGCTTACGAAAATTTTCTAAAGCTGGTCGAATTAATTCAAATTGTTGCCGAGTAATATTGCTGGGATAATTTTTCATAGCTTAAACTCGCTTTTTACATAGAAGTATATCAAAAACCATAGATCTTGGACAGCTTCTTAAACCCAAAGTGGAATATATGCCCGAGGAGTGACAAGAGATCTGGTATGACAAACGTTGCAATGGCTACCAATGCAGCTGTGTGAAACACGAAAAAGATTGCATATGCTCCCAAAGCAACGAGAATAACGGCCAATACCGTTTCCCCTGTGCAATAGATTGCGGTCCGAAAAGCCATTTACAAAAATCAGCAAGCGGATGTTGGAAGAACCAAACAAACGGTGATAATACGATTGAAATAAGCTGATCCAGCGCGACTAGGACTTGATCTATAAATTGATCAAGCTGCCAATTCATCATTTTAAATGTCTCACTCATGTCCTTACCTCTATTCTCATTTTTCACGCACTTCACGTTTCCCATCGGGTCACCTATATGTTACTAATGTTTGTTGAACTTACAGGTGGTAACAATAGGGTACATCATTAGTTTTACTGGTTCTGGTGCAAATTTTCCTTGCTGACTTGATTTTAGTATACTGGGTGCCAAGAAACGAGGGATTGCGCGCATGAATCACTTTAAGGGACGCCACTTTCAAAAGGACATCATCTTAGTAGCCGTTGGCTACTATTTCAGATTCAGTTTCAGCTATCGTGACATCGTTGAATTGCTTCGGGATCGGGGTATCACTGTTCATCACACCACGGTCATGCGTTGGGTTCATCACTATGGCCCCATCTTTAAGGCTCTATGGCGTCGGCATCAAACAGCTCACGCTAAAAGTTGGCGAATCGATGAGACCTATATTCGAGTTAAAGGCCGTTGGGCCTATTTGTATCGCGCTATTGACAGTAACGGTTTGACCATGGATTTTGAGTTACGAAAACACCGCGATTATACCGCATCCTATCACTTTTTGAAGCGTCTCTTGACGACCAATGGTCGGCCTGATCGATTAGTCACTGATCAATATCGGGCAACACTGAAAGCAGTGAAGCAAATTTATTGAGCAAAATATGATAGACATTAAGTAATAAGTGTTACCCTTGAAAATGTAATGAAGAAACTATTGTGTTAGGAGGATTTTATGGATAAACGTAAAATTGTAATTGTTGGTGCTTCACATGGTGGTCATGAATCAGCAATTGAGCTGTTGGATAAATATAATGATGTAGATGTAACTGTTTATGAAGCTGGCGACTTTATTTCATTTATGTCCTGTGGTATGCAATTATACTTAGAAAATAAAGTTACGGCTGAAGATGACGTCAGAAACTTTGCTCCTGAAGATGTTGAAAAGAAGGGCGGTCATGTTTATGCCAACCATGAAGTAACCGCGATTCATCCTGAACATAAGACAGTAACAGTTAAGGATTTAACCAATAATTCTGAAGAAGAAGTTCAATATGATAAGTTAATTCTTTCATCAGGTGTAACGCCAAAGGTTTTACCAGTACCTGGCAATGATCTTAAGAATATCTATTTAATGCGTGGACGTGATTGGGCTTCTAAGTTAATGAGTGCTGTTAACAATCCAGCAATTAAGAATGTTGCTATTGTTGGTGCTGGTTATATTGGTACTGAAGCTAGTGAAGTATTTGCTAAAGCTGGCAAGCATGTAACTTTAATGGACATGATTGATCGTCCATTAGGAACTTACTTGAACCCTGAATTGCTTGATGTTTTGGAACCTACCTTTAAGAAGAATATGGACTTGAAGATGGGCGTTAAAATTGAAGGCTTCAACGGTAATGAAAAAGTTGAAAGCGTCAAGACCGATCAAGGCGATATACCAGCTGACTTGGTTGTTGTTTCAGCAGGGGTAACTCCTAATACTGATTGGATAAAGGGCACAGTTGATTTAGATCAAAGAGGCTGGATTAAGACTGATCCATACTTGAGAACGAATGTTAAAGACGTTTACGCTATTGGAGATGCAATTTTGCCACTTTCTATTCCAGCAGGTAAGCCAATGCCAATTGCTTTAGCTACTACTGCTAGAAGAGAAGCACAATATGTGGTTGATCATATCTTTGAAGATAAGCCAGATCGCGCTTTCAAGGGTGTTATCGGTGCTTCAGCTCTTAGCGTCTTTGACTATCACTTCGCTACTGCGGGATTAAATAAGTTTTCAGCTGCTAAGAATAAGCTTGATTATCAAACTAGCTTCTATGAAGATCATATGCGTCCAGCTTATGTCCCAGAAGCAGATAATCCTAAGGTATATGTCAGCTTAACCTTTAATCCATATACTCACCAAATCTTAGGCGGTGCTGTCCTTTCTAAGTATGATATTACTGCTCAAGGCAATGTTTTAGCTTTGGCAATTAGTCATAAGATGCGCTTGGAAGACTTGGCTGAACAAGACTTCTTCTTCCAACCAGGATTTGACCGTCAATGGAGTTTGCTTAACCTAGCTGCTCAACATGCATTAGGTATGGCAAGATTCTAATTTAATCGTTAATAAAAATAAATTATAAAGATAAAAACTAGTCATGTTTTTAACGGCTCTTTGTCAAATGGTGTTGAAGGATAGTTTCTATCCTTTGGAGATCTCCTCGTGTGGGAGATCTTTTTTGTTTTTTTATTAGTTGCGGCGTTTAATCTGGTGTGTCGTCTGAATATCGTACTTGAAGGCATAACAAATAAGCCTACCATCGTGACGTTATTGTGGTAGATAATCTAGGCAATCAGCTGGTAGACGCGTGTGAACATATTGGCCTGATTGGAGAAGCCATAACAAGCACGTTTGAGCTCCTTGATCTTACGGTTGATGCCTTCTATCGGTCCGTTAGAGTAGGACGATTTGGCGGCATTAATTACTCCATTAAGATTCTTTCGTAGGGTATGCATGGCCGTATCTAGGGGCGTGCCGTTAGGCTGATAGTTAGTGATGATATTCTTGAGTTCATCAGCGTGACGCCCCATCAAAGCATCGTGGAGATCGATGTAGGTTTCATAAGCTGTTTTGAAGGCCGGAAACGTATCGGTTCCAATATCAATAGCGTTCTGTTCGGTCGAGTACTCATTCAGGCCGAAGAGGTAGCGGCTCTTTTGTGCGTCAGGGGTGGCCTTGTGGAATAGGCGCCATAGTGATTTCAGTACTTTATATTCCCGCGAATGCTTGTCGAGTTGCTTTAAACATTGAGTGCGAATGGTATCCATCGTCCGGCCCATTAATTGAATAATGTGGAACCGATCAATAATGAGTTCGGCGTTAGGGAATAGTTCGTGCACGAATGCCTGATAGGAGGCGTTCATGTCCATGATGACGCGTTGAACCGCGGCCCGTTCTGCGGTGCTGTACTGACTAAGAAAGAACTGTTTGATGGTTCTATTAAGGCGGTCGCTAAGTACTTTAACTGATTTGTGAGTGTCGGCGTCAATGCAAATAAACGACATGGAGCCGTGCGTGGAACGGAATTCATCAAAGCATAGATTAATCGGTAACCGGCGGCTCGCGTGTGGATGAATATTAGCCGTCAAAATACGCTGAACTGAGTTTGTCGAAATACCGGTGAGACTGGCGATAGTCTTAGCCGGGAGTGATTTACTGGCTAGCTTCAGCACATGAGTCGCTAGTCCGTGACCGATGGCGTGGTTGGTTGATACCACTGGAGTGGTGGCCGTACAAGTGCTATGGCAGTTACTACAACGCCAGCGTTGCTTGTTTAGCTCTAGAATTACGGGCCGGTCCATGGGTCCTGAAATGTGGACATGAGTGAGCTTGTGTCCGTTAGGGTGCAACGTATTGTATCCACAGCTGGGACAGCGCCTGAGTGTGTAGGTAAGCTCTGCCTGGATGACCAAATACTTTTTGTGACCCGAGCCCCGACCATTAAATTCCTCACGAGTACCGAACACCTGAATGTTTGTGTCTGTAATTCCCAGTAATTTAAGTGTATTATCTAGTTGAGACATCTATTCCTACCCCGCTTATCTTGAGTTTCGTCGCTTAAAGCATAGCACTAGGGAGGCTTAGATGCTTTTTTTGTTATCAAAAAGGGCCTAGTACTTTTGGAATGGAAATACTTTCCAACACCAAAAATTCTAGACCCCTAAATTTGCGATCTACCACGTATGTTTAAATCAAATTTATTTTAAATATACCTTGTACAGTGAAGTTTACTGATTGTGTGATTTATGATAAAAGATTAATCTTTTATCATAAATCACACAATCAGTAATACATAAGTTAAGCTCAATCTTATTTACGTTTGGCAAGGCCTTCACGAATAATTTTTTCTAAGACATCAACAATTTTTTCGTCATTCTCAAAAGCGATGCGTTTAACTTCTTTATATGTGCTCATGCGAAGTTGAACGGTTTTAGTTCTTTCTGTTTCGAATTGGTATGGACTTTTTAGATTTTTAAGTTGTTCAGATGCCTTTTTACTAACTTTGTTTAAAAAATCTTCTGCCATGATAAATTACTCCTCTAACTGTTGAATTCTAAGTATTTGTTCATTAAGAACCATTTGGTACATTTGGATTGCTCTTTTATCCCAATGGTCTTTATTCCGTATTCCTTCATTAGCAAACGTTTTAACCCGTTCTTGAGTTCTAATTGAGTTTGAAAAGACCCCTTCGCCAAAAAAGTCTTTTGCTTGTGCAGAAATTTCAGTATCAACTTTTGCACGTGGCTTCATTAAGTACAATATGGCACCAACTAACTGAAAACTTCCATTGTATTGTTCACGTAGTTCACCTAAATGCGTAGCTGTTTTTAAAGAACTTGTATATGACTGCTTTTGAGTTTGTAAGACAATTGAGATGAAATCTGAAGCCATGATTGCGTTATTAGTAAAGACATTTATTGTTGGTGGTACGTCAATAAAAATATAATCGTAATTTTGTTTTAACTTTGAAAGCATTTGTGGTAATAGAATATTACGTTT
This genomic stretch from Pediococcus inopinatus harbors:
- a CDS encoding YjjG family noncanonical pyrimidine nucleotidase; translated protein: MNYPTLLFDVDDTLLNFQASEHQAIQKLFNQINRPLTSKAYQNYHQMNEGLWRRLERGEISRETLLNTRFQIFFSQYGLDVDGVAYEKQYRQFLSAGHDPIPNAVQLLNDLSHHHQLYIVTNGIAATQKRRLRESGMAKYITKMFVSETVGHPKPEPQFFDYVAESIDHFDKQQSLVVGDSLTSDILGAANYGLDSVWFNPAHQQNSTSTKPTYEIAELMELENIV
- a CDS encoding MarR family winged helix-turn-helix transcriptional regulator, giving the protein MKDIGYLAQDISILHRQYYKDTGKQFKKHHLNPTAACILLTVRDHPDINQNQVAKSLVIDKGLATREIKKMEQLDYLTKTSGTGKAINLNLTGTGKKIIPIINDIRKEWWQSRFSETGISPDSPLVAAIEKVVKVITSDAKE
- the alsS gene encoding acetolactate synthase AlsS, with the translated sequence MSNEKRGSQALIQTMINQGVKYVFGIPGAKVDQLFEDLTYSDDPRTPKLIVARHEQNAAFIAAGIGRLTGKPGVVATTSGPGVSNLVTGLITATTEADPVVALGGQVPRDDLARLTHQSISSKELMANATKSSVEVQDANNLSEAFANAYQSAISPKAGAAFISLPADVLSDKVNRPEVKPLTKHENGRAADATLDQIIELLKHAKLPVILAGMRASTPENTAAIRSLLKKFPLPVVETYQGAGIISHELEDDFFGRVGLFRNQIGDTLLKRSDLVVSIGYDPVEYEARNWNVDRTGKVVNIDDVAPEISKDYQPDVIVVADIAGSLDALADRLPGEFKLSADTSKTLDNLRQEFDSENKVPTDVKPGTVHPLAIVRALQERVDDDTTVTVDVGSHYIWMARHFRIYKPRHLLFSNGMQTLGVSLPWAIAAALVRPGKPVVSVSGDGGFLFSGQELETAVRLNLNIVQLIWNDGYYDMVKFQEIAKYGKPAGVQFGPVDYVKYAESFGARGLRVTSPDDLGTTLDQAFKTKGPVIVDIPVDYSDNIKLKSALLKDILN
- the budA gene encoding acetolactate decarboxylase codes for the protein MAKHATLYQHGTLALLVPGLLTGTITMADLLKHGDTGIGTGDGLDGELIILDGKPYQVDHSGKVNVVPKSFTLPFANSHFARYAPLAELENVDQDELDKQMLSLSRAANTFFSVEVKGTFANIKTRAVEKSTPPYDTLAKTAENQSIFTRDQIDGTLLGYYSPQLFDGAAVAGFHEHFLSDDHSFGGHVLGFHLVKGEVTYQLFDTLEQHLPVNNKAYMAHDFSKDDILGSIHKAE
- a CDS encoding ISL3 family transposase, encoding MCHDTTKLLLGIADENLKITDGETGEDGVIRLTGHLDYTPKACPKCGIINDQKIINYGWRNTTIRFSKVLSNTVILALKRRYFHCKECHGNFLAQTVAVPKHCTISNTSRKECLEKLGEPVSLKHIANEVSASDSFVGRQLMRAERDFQTNWHYLPEIILMDEVKSTKSATGAMSFEFMNGETHELIDLLPYRTINKLEKYFYRFDQAARENVKIIVTDMNYTYPKLVQTVFPNAMVVMDKFHIINALNRAFNKTRIKVMKKFTPSSREFHALKRYWKLLLVPTEQLNFEQFKKWTNFPYWIAATDVVHQLLSLDSELEQTYQVLNSVRSAVQHQDWHNYNAAFWNNKTYSEEMKNTIKTLESHHDEIRNTFTTHYSNGPLEGSNNKIKAIKRASFGYRSFWRFRTRVLYVFKIKTKRALITK
- a CDS encoding LysR substrate-binding domain-containing protein, with translation MITAEYQTFLILSETLSYTKTAAKLFISQPAVTQQIQRLENQLEIKLVNYQRPYLKLTPAGEELAVFLTRIRSQTTQLMEILQDDHQKHEIQFGITRSLGEVFGSQLIEFLQLKNDLQKISCLAENTQHILQQIELGKMDFGIIEGNFNKAKFSYHILSQEEFIPICSPTHPLAKKKIVSWNELASYPLLIREPGSGSRTLLTALAQKENISLNDFKQLITISEPTLIRQLVCAGSGISFLYRLLIKKELAAGTIKQLPLERGTIAHDLYFIYAKENYFAQQYFKWFTELKQQLQ